The Thermosynechococcus sp. genome has a segment encoding these proteins:
- a CDS encoding EcsC family protein — protein sequence MTQQADFSWAGLLNSWACLRDAVQEGQEWGHQFIRDPQWQGDRDRMANHAIYEASFWSFGTGVVTGLMGWFGLIPDLSYFAYSQTKLTAALFTIYGLDVEDENVLRVLIAVASGVTANQLADYFGAELCRQVFSTVVRRSVKKNFPQLLQKVIQQLPRPLAQRIIGRVASKSVMVRALPLIGGVIGGGTNAITMNVFGHGVCALIKTFQSRPSARPPEQEATPEPS from the coding sequence ATGACCCAGCAAGCTGACTTCTCTTGGGCCGGTCTGCTCAACTCTTGGGCCTGCCTGCGCGACGCTGTACAGGAGGGGCAAGAATGGGGACACCAGTTTATCCGCGATCCTCAATGGCAGGGCGATCGCGATCGCATGGCCAATCATGCCATTTACGAGGCCAGTTTCTGGTCCTTTGGCACTGGTGTGGTCACTGGCCTGATGGGTTGGTTCGGCCTGATACCGGATCTTAGCTATTTTGCCTATTCGCAAACAAAGCTCACAGCAGCCCTCTTTACCATCTATGGCCTAGATGTTGAAGATGAAAATGTGCTGAGGGTGCTGATTGCCGTCGCCTCTGGAGTTACCGCTAATCAGCTCGCAGACTACTTTGGCGCCGAATTGTGTCGGCAAGTTTTCAGCACCGTCGTCAGACGGTCAGTAAAAAAAAACTTCCCCCAATTGCTGCAAAAAGTAATACAACAGCTACCGCGGCCCCTAGCTCAACGGATTATTGGCAGAGTTGCTAGCAAAAGTGTGATGGTTCGGGCCCTGCCCTTGATTGGTGGGGTCATTGGTGGTGGCACAAACGCCATTACCATGAATGTTTTTGGCCATGGGGTGTGTGCGTTGATCAAAACTTTCCAATCCCGGCCGTCAGCTAGGCCTCCGGAGCAGGAGGCGACTCCAGAACCATCTTGA
- a CDS encoding aminopeptidase P N-terminal domain-containing protein has protein sequence MIKAEYQQRREQFLEKLGSGVAVFCSAPRAIMHNDVHYNFRQESNFYYLTGFNEPEAVAVFAPNHSEHRYVLFVQPKDLSQEIWTGARLGVDAAKEELGADAVYPIGELEEHLPRYLETGDPLYYHFGHNECFNQLILKHYQRLLATLPKRGTGPRAIADPSILLAPMRQIKSAAELALLRQAIAITVEAHQRARELAAPGRWEYEIQAEIEHVFRLRGGDGPAYPSIVASGPNACVLHYTENQRQMAAGDLLLIDAGCAYRYYNADITRTFPVSGQFTGEQKAIYDIVLAAQKAAIAQVRPGNTYNQIHDAAVRVIVEGLVDLGLLRGEIEALINEGKENQTQKYRTFFMHGTGHWLGLDVHDVGLYKHNKETWVTLQPGQVLTVEPGIYIHPEATPAEGQPEIGDRWRGIGVRIEDDVLVTAAGHEVLTAAVPK, from the coding sequence ATGATCAAGGCAGAGTATCAGCAGCGGCGAGAGCAGTTTTTAGAAAAGTTGGGCAGCGGTGTCGCTGTTTTTTGCAGCGCCCCGCGCGCCATCATGCACAATGATGTGCACTACAACTTTCGCCAAGAGAGTAATTTTTACTATCTCACGGGTTTTAATGAGCCAGAGGCGGTTGCTGTTTTTGCGCCCAACCACAGTGAGCACCGCTATGTGCTCTTTGTGCAGCCCAAGGATCTCAGCCAAGAGATTTGGACAGGGGCACGCCTTGGCGTAGACGCGGCCAAGGAGGAGTTAGGCGCCGATGCCGTATATCCCATTGGTGAGCTAGAGGAGCACCTGCCCCGCTATTTGGAGACGGGGGATCCGCTGTACTACCACTTTGGTCACAACGAGTGTTTTAATCAACTGATTCTCAAGCACTACCAGCGGCTGCTGGCGACGCTACCGAAACGGGGCACCGGTCCGCGGGCGATCGCCGATCCCAGTATTCTCTTGGCACCCATGCGCCAAATTAAGTCGGCAGCAGAATTGGCGTTGCTGCGGCAGGCGATCGCCATCACTGTCGAAGCCCATCAACGGGCGCGAGAACTGGCTGCTCCGGGGCGCTGGGAATACGAGATCCAAGCAGAGATAGAACATGTGTTTCGCCTGCGGGGGGGCGATGGCCCTGCTTATCCTTCAATTGTTGCCTCAGGTCCGAATGCCTGTGTGCTCCACTACACCGAAAACCAACGGCAAATGGCAGCAGGAGACTTGCTCCTGATTGACGCGGGCTGTGCCTATCGTTACTACAACGCCGATATTACCCGCACCTTTCCTGTGAGTGGCCAGTTTACCGGCGAACAAAAGGCGATTTATGATATTGTCCTCGCTGCCCAAAAAGCGGCGATTGCGCAGGTGCGACCGGGGAATACCTACAACCAAATCCACGATGCGGCTGTGCGAGTGATTGTTGAAGGCTTGGTTGACCTTGGCCTGCTGCGCGGCGAAATTGAAGCCCTCATCAATGAAGGGAAAGAGAATCAGACCCAGAAGTACCGCACCTTCTTTATGCATGGTACCGGTCACTGGCTGGGGCTCGATGTCCACGATGTCGGTCTATACAAGCACAACAAGGAGACATGGGTAACCCTCCAGCCGGGGCAAGTGTTGACCGTGGAGCCGGGCATCTATATTCACCCTGAAGCAACGCCAGCCGAAGGTCAACCGGAGATTGGCGATCGCTGGCGCGGCATTGGGGTGCGCATTGAAGACGATGTCCTTGTCACAGCTGCGGGACACGAGGTACTCACGGCAGCGGTGCCCAAATAG
- the cobD gene encoding threonine-phosphate decarboxylase CobD — protein sequence MHPPRHGGNLAWAAAIARCAPDEILDFSASLNPWGPPKSVIAALQASLATIRDYPDPDCRPLVAALTTLHRLPKDYFLVGNGAAELLTWVGRECGQRQRVFVVVPAFADYRRAVAAFDSTLVPLPLPQVQNNFSEVLPELTPGDAIIVNNPHNPSGHLWSRSHLQPLLETGALVVVDEAFMDFLPPAANESLIAAVPEYPNLIVLRSLTKFYGLAGLRLGYALSSPERWQCWRAWRDPWSVNSLAIIAGVTALGDRPFQEHTWQWLPPARHAFAAALNALPELKVVTNSKANFLLIQATGSILSLQTYLLQQHRILIRDCCSFPELGASYFRVAVRRDSENQVLLEGLRAYYQRQ from the coding sequence TTGCATCCCCCGCGCCACGGTGGCAATTTAGCTTGGGCGGCAGCGATCGCGAGGTGTGCCCCCGATGAGATTTTGGATTTCTCTGCTAGTCTCAACCCTTGGGGTCCGCCAAAGTCAGTGATTGCTGCCCTGCAGGCGTCTCTTGCCACAATTCGCGACTATCCCGATCCCGATTGCCGTCCTTTGGTGGCGGCGCTGACTACCCTTCATCGGCTGCCTAAGGATTATTTTTTGGTGGGGAATGGTGCAGCGGAGTTGTTGACCTGGGTGGGGCGTGAATGTGGGCAGCGGCAGCGCGTCTTTGTGGTTGTTCCTGCCTTTGCCGACTATCGGCGGGCAGTGGCGGCCTTTGACAGTACACTGGTTCCCCTTCCTTTGCCACAGGTACAAAACAATTTCTCAGAGGTTTTACCAGAACTGACGCCGGGAGATGCCATCATTGTCAACAACCCCCATAACCCCAGTGGGCATCTCTGGTCGCGGAGTCATCTCCAACCCCTGCTAGAGACAGGTGCCTTAGTGGTGGTGGATGAGGCCTTTATGGACTTTTTGCCGCCGGCGGCAAACGAGTCTCTAATCGCGGCTGTGCCTGAGTACCCCAATCTAATTGTTCTGCGATCGCTGACGAAGTTCTATGGTCTAGCGGGTCTGCGTCTAGGGTATGCCCTCTCCTCGCCCGAACGTTGGCAGTGCTGGCGAGCATGGCGGGATCCCTGGAGTGTGAACAGTCTGGCCATCATCGCTGGCGTTACGGCTTTAGGGGATCGCCCCTTTCAGGAGCACACATGGCAGTGGCTGCCACCCGCCCGCCATGCCTTTGCCGCTGCGCTGAACGCTTTGCCCGAACTAAAGGTGGTGACCAACAGCAAGGCAAACTTTTTACTCATTCAAGCAACCGGCTCCATTTTGTCCCTGCAAACCTACCTCCTGCAGCAGCATCGCATCTTAATTCGCGATTGTTGCAGCTTTCCCGAATTGGGTGCCTCTTACTTCCGGGTAGCGGTGCGCCGTGACAGCGAAAATCAGGTTCTTCTGGAGGGTTTGCGGGCTTATTACCAACGCCAGTAG
- a CDS encoding HU family DNA-binding protein, with product MNKAELVDAVFNRAHSANNVTKKQVEAIISATVEEIMEAVAKGEKVTLVGFGAFEPRERKAREGRNPKTKEKMQIPATTVPAFSAGKLFKEKVAPPAAAEPAAKGKKK from the coding sequence ATGAATAAAGCTGAGCTCGTGGATGCTGTGTTTAATCGTGCCCATAGTGCCAACAACGTCACCAAAAAGCAAGTTGAGGCAATTATCTCTGCCACCGTAGAGGAAATCATGGAGGCCGTGGCCAAGGGAGAAAAAGTAACACTGGTGGGCTTTGGTGCCTTTGAACCTCGGGAGCGCAAAGCCCGTGAAGGGCGCAACCCCAAAACCAAGGAAAAAATGCAAATCCCAGCAACTACCGTTCCCGCCTTTTCAGCAGGGAAACTCTTCAAAGAAAAAGTTGCGCCTCCTGCGGCGGCGGAACCAGCGGCCAAAGGCAAGAAAAAATAG
- a CDS encoding phosphoglycerate kinase, with amino-acid sequence MSKKSVAQLSAADLEGKRVLVRVDFNVPVDENGVITDDTRIRAALPTIQDLISKGAKVILVSHFGRPKGVDDRLRLTPVAQRLSELLHKPVAKLDDCIGDAVIAHTQAMANGDVCLLENVRFHPGEEKNDPEFAKQLAACAEVYVNDAFGTAHRAHASTAGVTQYLSPCVAGFLMEKELEYLQNAIEHPRRPLAAIVGGSKVSSKIGVIEALLEKVDKLLIGGGMIFTFYKAQGLNVGKSLVEEDKLELAKHLEAKAQEKGVELLLPTDVVVADNFANDANSQVVSIEAIPDNWMGLDIGPASVKRFQEALQDCKTVIWNGPMGVFEFDQFAKGTEAIARCLAELTSQGVSTIIGGGDSVAAVEKVGVAGRMSHISTGGGASLELLEGKELPGIAALDDA; translated from the coding sequence GTGTCTAAAAAATCCGTAGCGCAGTTATCCGCCGCCGACTTAGAAGGCAAGCGTGTCCTCGTGCGGGTGGATTTTAACGTCCCCGTCGATGAAAATGGCGTCATCACTGATGATACGCGTATCCGTGCGGCCCTGCCCACCATTCAAGACCTGATCAGCAAAGGGGCAAAGGTCATTCTGGTCAGCCACTTTGGCCGTCCCAAGGGGGTGGATGACAGGTTGCGCCTCACCCCTGTGGCCCAGCGGCTCTCAGAACTGCTCCACAAACCCGTGGCCAAGCTCGATGACTGCATTGGCGATGCGGTGATTGCCCACACCCAAGCCATGGCCAACGGGGATGTCTGCCTACTGGAGAATGTGCGCTTCCATCCGGGGGAAGAAAAAAATGATCCTGAATTTGCCAAGCAACTAGCCGCCTGTGCCGAAGTCTATGTCAATGATGCCTTTGGCACTGCGCACCGCGCCCATGCCTCAACCGCTGGGGTGACTCAGTACCTCAGTCCTTGCGTGGCGGGCTTTTTGATGGAGAAAGAACTGGAATATCTGCAAAATGCCATCGAACACCCCCGCCGTCCCCTGGCGGCTATTGTGGGGGGATCGAAAGTTTCTTCTAAAATTGGTGTCATTGAAGCCCTTTTAGAAAAAGTGGATAAATTGCTCATTGGCGGTGGCATGATCTTCACCTTCTACAAAGCGCAGGGGCTCAATGTTGGCAAGTCTCTGGTGGAAGAAGACAAGTTAGAGCTAGCCAAGCACCTGGAAGCCAAGGCCCAAGAAAAAGGGGTGGAGTTGCTCTTGCCAACAGATGTAGTGGTGGCGGATAACTTTGCCAACGATGCTAATAGCCAAGTGGTCAGCATTGAAGCGATTCCTGACAACTGGATGGGGCTAGATATCGGGCCTGCTTCCGTGAAGCGCTTCCAAGAGGCACTCCAAGATTGCAAAACGGTGATCTGGAATGGCCCCATGGGGGTGTTTGAGTTTGATCAATTTGCCAAGGGGACAGAGGCGATCGCCCGCTGTTTGGCCGAGCTCACCAGTCAAGGAGTCTCCACAATTATCGGTGGCGGCGATTCTGTGGCCGCTGTGGAAAAAGTTGGCGTGGCCGGGCGCATGAGCCACATTTCCACCGGTGGCGGAGCGAGCCTTGAACTCCTCGAAGGCAAAGAACTGCCGGGTATTGCTGCCCTTGATGATGCCTAG
- a CDS encoding universal stress protein → MFKTILFPIDRSRDTQEAMPTVVEMVKLFQSQLFLLSVEESPEPDPELEAAIAEFLNRVKDAFAQHAIVAETLLRRGKPAFVICDVADEINASLIIMGCRGTGLTPEGFQESVSNRVINLAPCPVLIVP, encoded by the coding sequence ATGTTCAAAACCATTCTTTTTCCCATTGATCGTAGCCGTGACACCCAAGAAGCCATGCCCACCGTGGTTGAGATGGTGAAACTGTTCCAGAGCCAGTTGTTTCTGCTGTCGGTGGAGGAAAGCCCAGAACCTGATCCGGAGCTAGAGGCAGCGATCGCTGAATTTTTGAATCGAGTGAAGGACGCCTTTGCCCAGCACGCGATTGTGGCGGAAACCTTGCTACGGCGCGGCAAACCTGCCTTTGTGATCTGTGATGTGGCCGATGAGATCAATGCCAGTTTAATTATTATGGGCTGTCGAGGAACGGGGCTTACCCCAGAGGGGTTCCAAGAAAGTGTTAGCAACCGCGTGATTAATTTGGCGCCCTGTCCGGTCTTGATCGTGCCCTAG